A genomic stretch from Malus domestica chromosome 15, GDT2T_hap1 includes:
- the LOC103450452 gene encoding BEL1-like homeodomain protein 3, translated as MATYFQNLGNQNLLNPYQGDPEPPGNMMMYLNQASYAAGSYSEVLSGGNLPPQKYADSEGVRNEMMFIPPTSDQVRDCDIGGNSLIGKHGIQDHGLSLSLSTQIPQTVSLPSFQYQYPNTSLSSVLSNAPVLGKGDEYNQSEEFRNFESLASGLYGGGHEAVKTQAFYNPLCSSESKEMRSEAYLYESLGSANTMLSSKYLKAAQQLLDEVVNVRKALKQSRLNKNQSFKRSGLGGSKETDGSDQHLRRSSDPSESSAVSSIELSPSERQDMQNKKTKLLSMLNEVDQRYKQYYHQMQAVVSYFDKVAGNGAAGPYTALALHAISCHFRSLRDAIKGQIQVTRKRLGEQDNSSDGQGSVIPRLRYVDQQLRQQRAFQQLGGLQHAWRPQRGLPESSVTILRAWLFEHFLLPYPKDSEKIMLARQTGLTRNQVANWFINARVRLWKPMIEDIYKEEFGDLDMDSKSSPENALKEEARVDFSASEDRKEELHESLISATADSIEPGKLHDSKSGHHSTCDMPRLDHFTVGSDVSLALELRHCEEHDGFPPSTGSHVRVNDAVTSLDCHYEDPEQQHLIQVWQFPPVT; from the exons ATGGCTACCTATTTCCAGAATTTGGGTAACCAGAACTTACTGAACCCTTATCAAGGGGACCCCGAACCGCCCGGAAACATGATGATGTATCTGAATCAGGCTTCCTATGCCGCCGGATCCTACTCCGAGGTCTTGTCTGGCGGCAATTTGCCCCCTCAGAAGTATGCTGACTCTGAGGGGGTTAGGAATGAAATGATGTTTATTCCGCCAACGAGTGATCAAGTCAGGGATTGTGACATTGGCGGCAATTCCTTGATTGGGAAACATGGTATTCAGGATCATGGATTGTCTCTCAGCCTTTCCACCCAAATTCCGCAAACGGTATCTCTGCCGTCGTTTCAGTACCAGTATCCGAATACAAGTCTCTCTTCGGTTTTGAGCAATGCTCCGGTGCTAGGGAAGGGCGACGAGTATAATCAAAGCGAGGAGTTTAGAAACTTCGAAAGTTTGGCATCGGGGTTATATGGAGGTGGCCATGAGGCTGTCAAGACACAGGCTTTCTACAATCCTTTGTGTTCATCTGAATCCAAAGAAATGCGCTCTGAAGCATACTTGTATGAATCATTAGGTTCAGCAAACACTATGTTAAGCTCCAAGTACCTCAAGGCAGCACAACAGTTGCTTGATGAAGTGGTAAATGTCCGAAAGGCTCTGAAGCAGTCTCGATTGAACAAGAACCAGAGCTTTAAGCGGAGTGGATTAGGCGGTTCCAAAGAGACTGATGGGAGTGATCAACATTTACGGAGATCATCAGATCCTAGCGAATCAAGCGCTGTCTCTTCTATCGAGTTATCACCATCAGAACGGCAGGATATGCAGAACAAGAAGACTAAACTTTTGTCCATGTTGAATGAG GTAGATCAAAGATACAAACAATATTACCATCAAATGCAAGCCGTGGTGTCATATTTTGACAAGGTGGCTGGGAACGGGGCTGCTGGACCATACACTGCCCTTGCTCTCCATGCAATTTCATGTCACTTTCGCAGTTTGCGTGATGCAATCAAGGGCCAAATTCAAGTGACGCGGAAAAGGTTGGGAGAGCAAGATAATTCATCTGATGGTCAAGGATCAGTAATACCCCGCCTCCGCTATGTGGACCAACAGCTCAGACAGCAGAGGGCATTTCAGCAGCTTGGTGGATTGCAGCATGCTTGGAGGCCTCAGAGAGGACTCCCGGAAAGCTCTGTTACAATCCTTCGTGCTTGGCTGTTTGAACATTTCCTTCTTCC TTACCCGAAGGATTCAGAAAAGATTATGCTTGCAAGGCAGACTGGATTAACCAGAAACCAG GTTGCCAACTGGTTTATCAATGCAAGGGTACGCCTTTGGAAACCCATGATTGAGGATATATACAAAGAAGAATTCGGTGATCTGGACATGGATTCGAAATCTTCACCTGAAAATGCACTCAAGGAAGAAGCAAGAGTTGATTTCTCAGCATCTGAGGACAGGAAAGAGGAGTTGCACGAAAGCCTGATATCCGCAACTGCTGATAGTATTGAACCAGGGAAATTGCATGACTCGAAGTCGGGTCACCATTCCACATGTGACATGCCAAGGTTGGATCATTTCACAGTTGGCAGCGATGTGTCACTTGCGTTGGAGTTACGGCATTGCGAAGAACACGATGGATTTCCTCCGTCTACCGGATCCCATGTAAGAGTTAACGATGCGGTAACTTCTTTGGATTGTCACTATGAGGATCCGGAGCAGCAACATTTAATACAGGTTTGGCAATTCCCACCCGTTACTTGA
- the LOC103450451 gene encoding BEL1-like homeodomain protein 11 translates to MVSQDSPPNPSSSIFHQFIISDSISAHNHHLESQHLDAYPPSFQTSTTFPQALGVLPSIHSLGERMSQSVGLVQAPTGAAMENQAQRLSLSLGSHMLVPSGQYRHHNFDTGEESGEACNRGVEHVGDEYCFMGGMLALHSSALNRSCSTSYGAESLAAVIANSKYLKPAQSLLEEIVNVGGQLVDISNEKHVGKLYGEGRRGGMGLSSELRAELSCNGGLMNADKHEMQARLANLITLLEQVEDRCEKYYHQMEQVMSSFEMVVGEGAAKSYTALALKAMSRHFCSLRDGIVSHIYAEKRKLLQDVPKISSGLSQLNLFDRECRHKRMSLQQLGIFQSQRQAFRPIRGLPETSVAILRNWLFEHFLHPYPNDNEKLLLASQTGLSKNQVSNWFINARVRLWKPMIEEMYNEEFGESSEDSNSLAGGSLTGEGNTDQTGN, encoded by the exons ATGGTGTCACAAGACTCACCTCCAAATCCCTCCTCAAGCATTTTCCACCAGTTCATAATCTCAGACTCCATTTCTGCTCACAACCATCATCTCGAAAGCCAGCACCTTGACGCTTATCCGCCTTCATTTCAAACTAGCACCACATTTCCACAAGCTCTCGGAGTTCTCCCCAGCATTCACTCCCTTGGCGAAAGAATGTCCCAATCAGTAGGACTTGTTCAAGCTCCTACCGGCGCAGCAATGGAGAACCAAGCGCAGCGGCTTTCGCTCTCCCTCGGTTCCCATATGCTTGTTCCTTCAGGCCAGTACCGGCACCACAACTTCGACACTGGGGAGGAATCCGGGGAGGCTTGCAACCGGGGAGTTGAGCACGTAGGCGACGAGTACTGCTTCATGGGAGGCATGCTTGCTTTGCATTCAAGTGCGCTGAATCGATCTTGCTCCACTTCTTATGGAGCAGAATCTCTAGCTGCTGTCATTGCGAATTCGAAATATCTTAAACCAGCTCAGTCCCTCTTGGAAGAGATTGTTAATGTTGGCGGACAATTGGTTGACATTAGCAATGAGAAACATGTGGGGAAATTGTATGGAGAAGGGCGGCGAGGCGGTATGGGGCTCTCCTCTGAACTGAGAGCAGAGCTTTCTTGCAATGGTGGGCTCATGAATGCCGACAAACACGAAATGCAGGCTAGGCTTGCAAACCTTATCACATTGTTGGAACAG GTTGAGGACAGATGTGAGAAGTACTACCATCAAATGGAACAAGTGATGTCATCATTTGAGATGGTGGTAGGGGAAGGAGCAGCCAAGTCCTACACAGCTCTGGCTCTCAAGGCCATGTCCAGGCATTTTTGCAGCTTGAGAGATGGCATAGTTTCTCATATCTACGCCGAGAAGCGAAAGCTGCTGCAAGATGTTCCGAAAATCAGCAGCGGGTTATCACAACTGAACTTGTTTGACAGAGAGTGCAGGCACAAGAGAATGTCCCTTCAACAGCTCGGCATTTTTCAGAGCCAGCGCCAAGCTTTCAGACCGATTCGTGGATTGCCAGAGACCTCTGTTGCGATTCTTCGCAATTGGCTTTTCGAACACTTCCTCCACCC TTACCCCAATGACAACGAAAAGCTGCTGTTGGCATCACAAACAGGGCTGTCCAAGAACCAA GTCTCGAATTGGTTCATAAACGCGCGTGTCCGGCTGTGGAAACCTATGATTGAAGAGATGTACAATGAAGAGTTTGGGGAGTCTTCAGAGGACTCAAACTCTTTAGCCGGCGGTTCCCTGACCGGCGAAGGCAACACGGATCAGACAGGGAATTAA
- the LOC103450450 gene encoding uncharacterized protein isoform X1 yields the protein MNCLSQVSSYAAAIFRTTGRAVGTSSLCGPSSWKKRLDLCAGIKPISIESAVTTFRIQPYSSARSSGGSKTTPSRSRRRKADSEPVMEPEKEGFYVVRKGDVVGVYRSFSDCQAQLGSSICDPPVSVYKGDSMPKSTQQYLASRGLRNALYTIRAADLKDDLFGKLVLCPLGDPTSSEGGTSVMDESKKRRLMSGTENVEEYGSTSISDDPSGKLAKIDESAVAELPPLDRGACILHFDGASKGNPGIAGAGAVLRADDGTLICKIREGLGVVTNNVAEYRAVILGLKCALKKGFTRITVQGDSKLVCMQVQGLWKVKNQNLSDFYEEVKRLKDKFLSFKISHVLRERNSEADAQANLAITLADGQVQEECGK from the exons ATGAACTGCTTGTCGCAGGTCTCCTCTTACGCAGCGGCCATTTTCCGAACGACAGGTCGTGCCGTCGGAACGAGCTCTCTCTGCGGACCTTCTTCCTGGAAGAAAAGACTCGACCTTTGCGCCGGGATTAAGCCGATCAGCATAGAATCAGCGGTAACGACATTTCGTATTCAGCCGTACTCGTCGGCTCGAAGCAGCGGCGGAAGTAAAACGACGCCGTCCCGGTCTCGGCGGAGGAAGGCCGATTCCGAACCGGTTATGGAACCGGAAAAGGAGGGATTCTATGTGGTACGGAAAGGAGATGTCGTCGGCGTTTATCGTAGTTTCAGTGATTGTCAGGCTCAGCTGGGTTCTTcg ATATGTGATCCTCCTGTTAGTGTTTACAAAGGGGACTCAATGCCTAAGAGCACTCAACAATATCTTGCATCCCGTGGACTTAGGAATGCCCTTTACACTATAAGAGCTGCAGATTTGAAAGATGATCTTTTTGGCAAGCTTGTGCTTTGCCCACTTGGA GATCCAACTTCTTCCGAAGGCGGAACATCCGTTATGGATGAATCGAAAAAGAGACGTCTAATGTCTGGAACAGAAAATGTG GAAGAATATGGCTCAACTTCCATATCAGATGATCCGTCTGGAAAGCTTGCCAAGATAGATGAGTCTGCTGTGGCTGAATTACCCCCTTTGGACCGT GGTGCTTGTATTCTTCATTTTGATGGTGCATCAAAGGGAAACCCTGGAATAGCTGGTGCAGGAGCTGTGCTGCGAGCAGATGATGGAACGTTG ATCTGTAAAATACGTGAAGGTCTGGGTGTTGTGACCAATAATGTTGCCGAGTACCGAGCTGTTATTTTAGGGTTAAAATGTGCTCTTAAAAAAGGTTTTACAAGGATTACTGTCCAAGGCGACTCCAAACTCGTGTGTATGCAG GTTCAGGGTTTATGGAAGGTGAAAAACCAGAACTTGTCTGACTTTTACGAAGAGGTGAAGAGACTGAAGGATAAATTTCTCTCCTTCAAAATCAGCCATGTCCTAAGG GAAAGAAACTCTGAGGCAGATGCTCAAGCAAACTTGGCAATCACTCTTGCTG ATGGTCAGGTCCAGGAGGAGTGCGGGAAGTAG
- the LOC103450450 gene encoding uncharacterized protein isoform X2, with protein sequence MNCLSQVSSYAAAIFRTTGRAVGTSSLCGPSSWKKRLDLCAGIKPISIESAVTTFRIQPYSSARSSGGSKTTPSRSRRRKADSEPVMEPEKEGFYVVRKGDVVGVYRSFSDCQAQLGSSICDPPVSVYKGDSMPKSTQQYLASRGLRNALYTIRAADLKDDLFGKLVLCPLGDPTSSEGGTSVMDESKKRRLMSGTENVEEYGSTSISDDPSGKLAKIDESAVAELPPLDRGACILHFDGASKGNPGIAGAGAVLRADDGTLICKIREGLGVVTNNVAEYRAVILGLKCALKKGFTRITVQGDSKLVCMQVQGLWKVKNQNLSDFYEEVKRLKDKFLSFKISHVLRKL encoded by the exons ATGAACTGCTTGTCGCAGGTCTCCTCTTACGCAGCGGCCATTTTCCGAACGACAGGTCGTGCCGTCGGAACGAGCTCTCTCTGCGGACCTTCTTCCTGGAAGAAAAGACTCGACCTTTGCGCCGGGATTAAGCCGATCAGCATAGAATCAGCGGTAACGACATTTCGTATTCAGCCGTACTCGTCGGCTCGAAGCAGCGGCGGAAGTAAAACGACGCCGTCCCGGTCTCGGCGGAGGAAGGCCGATTCCGAACCGGTTATGGAACCGGAAAAGGAGGGATTCTATGTGGTACGGAAAGGAGATGTCGTCGGCGTTTATCGTAGTTTCAGTGATTGTCAGGCTCAGCTGGGTTCTTcg ATATGTGATCCTCCTGTTAGTGTTTACAAAGGGGACTCAATGCCTAAGAGCACTCAACAATATCTTGCATCCCGTGGACTTAGGAATGCCCTTTACACTATAAGAGCTGCAGATTTGAAAGATGATCTTTTTGGCAAGCTTGTGCTTTGCCCACTTGGA GATCCAACTTCTTCCGAAGGCGGAACATCCGTTATGGATGAATCGAAAAAGAGACGTCTAATGTCTGGAACAGAAAATGTG GAAGAATATGGCTCAACTTCCATATCAGATGATCCGTCTGGAAAGCTTGCCAAGATAGATGAGTCTGCTGTGGCTGAATTACCCCCTTTGGACCGT GGTGCTTGTATTCTTCATTTTGATGGTGCATCAAAGGGAAACCCTGGAATAGCTGGTGCAGGAGCTGTGCTGCGAGCAGATGATGGAACGTTG ATCTGTAAAATACGTGAAGGTCTGGGTGTTGTGACCAATAATGTTGCCGAGTACCGAGCTGTTATTTTAGGGTTAAAATGTGCTCTTAAAAAAGGTTTTACAAGGATTACTGTCCAAGGCGACTCCAAACTCGTGTGTATGCAG GTTCAGGGTTTATGGAAGGTGAAAAACCAGAACTTGTCTGACTTTTACGAAGAGGTGAAGAGACTGAAGGATAAATTTCTCTCCTTCAAAATCAGCCATGTCCTAAGG AAACTCTGA
- the LOC103450449 gene encoding uncharacterized protein: protein MSACSCCSLIRSSPLSHDHPISGPLAKLSRPIFSLSLRKQYSDAATPRFVVVRAVQPGLGVVEPGDVSVHDPTSIDVVETGNGEVLGVVGGVADAKLEDHKPLAPATRVRKKKEEESGDDNRFKLRNGREVFEEKAYIVGVEHKRGTADSFGVEESLKELTQLADTAGLMVVGSTYQKLVSPNSRTYIGSGKVAEIKSAINALGVETVIFDDELSAGQLRNLEKAFGGEVRVCDRTALILDIFNQRAATHEAALQVALAQMEYQLPRLTKMWTHLERQAGGQVKGMGEKQIEVDKRILRTQIGVLKKELESVRKHRKQYRNQRLSVPVPVVSLVGYTNAGKSTLLNQLTGANVLAEDRLFATLDPTTRRVQTKNGKEFLLTDTVGFIQKLPTTVVAAFRATLEEISESSLLVHVVDISHPLAEQQIEAVDKVLSELDVSAIPKLMVWNKVDKVSDPESIKLEAEKRDDVICISALSGEGINEFCSAVQEKLKDSMVWVEALIPFEKGELLSTIHKVGMVERTEYTDKGTLVKAHVPLRYARLLTPMRQLCIS, encoded by the exons ATGAGCGCATGCTCCTGCTGCTCTCTGATTCGCTCCTCCCCTCTCAGCCACGACCATCCCATTTCCGGCCCTCTTGCGAAACTCAGTCGTCCGattttctctctctcgctcAGAAAACAATATTCCGATGCTGCTACTCCTAGATTCGTCGTCGTAAGAGCCGTCCAGCCTGGACTCGGCGTTGTGGAACCGGGAGACGTTTCGGTGCACGACCCGACGTCGATTGATGTTGTAGAGACCGGAAATGGAGAGGTTCTCGGAGTCGTTGGTGGAGTGGCGGACGCCAAATTGGAGGATCATAAACCCCTAGCTCCGGCGACTAGGGttaggaagaagaaggaggaggagagcgGCGATGATAATCGGTTCAAGCTTAGGAACGGAAGGGAG GTTTTCGAAGAAAAAGCTTACATTGTGGGTGTTGAGCACAAACGCGGTACAGCGGATTCGTTTGGTGTGGAGGAATCACTCAAGGAATTGACCCAGCTAGCTGATACTGCTGGACTTATGGTTGTTGGTTCCACATATCAAAA ACTTGTTTCTCCAAACTCGAGGACGTATATTGGGTCTGGCAAGGTTGCAGAAATCAAGAGTGCAATTAACGCATTGGGTGTGGAGACTGTGATATTCGATGATGAGCTATCAGCAGG GCAATTGCGCAACTTGGAAAAGGCTTTTGGTGGGGAGGTTAGAGTTTGCGACCGCACTGCCCTCATTCTGGATATTTTCAACCAGCGGGCTGCAACACATGAAGCAGCTTTGCAG GTTGCGTTGGCACAAATGGAATACCAGTTACCTCGGCTAACAAAAATGTGGACCCATCTTGAGCGTCAGGCCGGAGGACAGGTTAAGGGGATGGGTGAGAAACAAATTGAAGTGGATAAGCGTATCTTACGTACTCAA ATTGGTGTTCTCAAGAAGGAGCTAGAATCTGTTCGAAAGCATAGAAAGCAGTACCGGAACCAGCGGCTTTCTGTACCTGTCCCCGTAGTATCTTTG GTTGGGTACACCAATGCTGGAAAGAGTACTCTTTTAAATCAATTGACTGGAGCCAATGTCCTTGCTGAGGATCGATTATTTGCAACCCTAGATCCAACCACAAGAAGGGTTCAG ACGAAGAATGGGAAAGAGTTTCTTCTCACAGATACTGTTGGTTTCATTCAGAAGTTACCAACTACAGTG GTTGCTGCCTTCAGAGCGACACTGGAGGAGATATCAGAGTCATCATTGTTGGTGCATGTGGTGGATATCAG TCATCCACTGGCTGAGCAACAGATAGAAGCTGTAGACAAAGTTTTGTCAGAACTAGACGTGTCTGCAATTCCAAAGTTGATGGTGTGGAACAAG GTTGATAAGGTTAGCGATCCTGAAAGCATAAAGTTGGAAGCAGAAAAGAGAGATGATGTGATTTGCATATCTGCTCTTAGTGGTGAGGGCATAAATGAATTCTGCAGTGCAGTTCAGGAAAAATTGAAG GACTCTATGGTATGGGTGGAAGCCTTGATCCCGTTCGAGAAAGGGGAGCTTCTTAGTACCATACATAAGGTTGGAATGGTGGAGAGAACG GAATATACGGACAAAGGAACGCTGGTAAAGGCACACGTACCACTGCGGTATGCAAGGCTACTAACACCAATGAGGCAACTATGCATATCATGA
- the LOC103450448 gene encoding peroxidase 9, with amino-acid sequence MAVFRGTFLGLVVVTLVVSATLSAAHPEGFNFGWGSRWGSKPSTDHHGGGHAPAGGSHGLFPQFYHSSCPQVNDIVISVLQRAIGKDPRVAASLLRLHFHDCFAQGCDASVLLDNSTTILSEKGAGPNVNSLRGFEVIDEIKAELEEACPRTVSCADIVALAARASTVLSDGPNWVLPLGRRDSKTASVKSSNNNIPSPRSNLSTLITAFKRQGLDETDLVALSGGHTIGVAKCSTFKRRLYNQNGNDQPDSTLERSYYFGLKSVCPSRGGDNNITPLDFASPARFDNTYFQLLLMGKGLLTSDQVLLTGNGRKAAELVKTYADNERLFFQQFAQSMVKMGNINPLTGLKGEVRKNCRRVN; translated from the exons ATGGCAGTCTTCAGAGGAACTTTCTTAGGTCTTGTAGTTGTGACATTGGTGGTCTCAGCCACGCTCTCCGCCGCTCACCCAGAAGGGTTCAACTTCGGGTGGGGATCCCGATGGGGAAGTAAACCTAGTACTGATCATCATGGTGGCGGGCATGCTCCGGCGGGTGGGTCTCACGGTCTTTTCCCACAATTCTACCACTCGTCGTGCCCTCAGGTTAACGATATTGTCATCTCGGTGCTACAGCGAGCCATCGGGAAGGACCCCCGGGTGGCAGCCTCTTTGCTAAGGCTTCACTTCCATGACTGCTTTGCTCAG GGTTGTGACGCCTCGGTGCTACTAGACAACAGCACGACAATATTAAGCGAAAAGGGGGCAGGTCCAAACGTGAATTCTCTTAGAGGGTTTGAAGTGATCGATGAGATCAAAGCCGAGCTAGAAGAAGCATGTCCCCGGACTGTGTCATGTGCTGACATTGTCGCTCTTGCTGCTAGGGCATCCACTGTACTA AGCGATGGACCTAATTGGGTGTTGCCACTAGGAAGAAGGGACTCCAAAACTGCAAGTGTAAAAAGCTCAAACAACAACATTCCATCACCAAGATCCAATCTCTCAACCCTAATAACCGCCTTCAAGCGTCAAGGTCTTGATGAAACTGACTTAGTTGCCCTCTCAG GAGGGCATACAATTGGGGTTGCAAAGTGTTCCACGTTCAAGAGGAGGCTGTACAACCAAAACGGGAACGACCAACCGGACTCGACTTTAGAGAGAAGTTACTACTTTGGTCTGAAATCAGTTTGCCCTAGCAGAGGTGGCGACAACAACATCACTCCCTTGGACTTTGCTTCCCCTGCAAGGTTCGACAACACCTACTTCCAGCTTCTACTTATGGGAAAAGGACTTCTCACTTCAGACCAAGTGCTTCTAACTGGAAATGGAAGGAAGGCAGCTGAGCTGGTGAAAACCTATGCAGACAATGAGCGCTTATTCTTTCAGCAGTTTGCTCAGTCCATGGTTAAGATGGGGAACATTAATCCTCTCACTGGATTAAAGGGCGAAGTCCGAAAGAACTGTCGTCgcgttaattaa